The sequence aaatttaaaatcacatcACTTAGTGAGTAGcttaaagagaaagaatgagccaAAGTAACCATCTCCCAAATTACAGAATTGTTAGTGTATCTATTAGTATATATTCCTCTATTacttacatttacacaataaatgATTAAACTGTAATGTTAATATCTACAATTGGAAAACAAGATATTTACTGATGTTTACCTTTGTAGTTAGGTCCTGTTCCGCAGGAAGTGTCTCCCTTAAAGCACGCAGACCATGCTTAACCAATTCATTCAAATTGCCTAtataataaattcacaattatttctTAATTCCATTTTCATGTTAGGCTTCTTTTATTTGTTGGGTCTACCCTGAAATCATTGTTTTAGTCACATACTAAATATATCACAATAAAACAGTCAAAAGTTAAATGTTTAGCCCTATAATCTTCTAATATAATAACattactaattattattttacttaataagaGGACACAAGGCTTTTGTTACTAAATTTGACTTTTCCTTATGGTAAGTTAAATCAAAATCTTGATTCACAAATGATAAAGCTCAAAGTTTTGTAGAATGTATTCTGTGAAATGCTAGATACTGTCTTTGCTCTTTATGAAAGGAGTCTCCAACTCTTTCTATGTGGCCAATATTATCCTGACACCAAAGCTAGACAGAGatatcacaagaaaataaaaaaccataGATCAATTTGATttatagacacacacaaaaacctcAAAATACCAGCGAACAGAATCCCAGGAAAGCAAGATGGTTTAACATTCTGACCGGTGTAactcagtgggttaggcattatcctgcaaactaaaagggtgctggtttgattcttggtcaagacacatgcctggattgtgggctaggtccctggttgggagtaTGAGAAAGagaactgattgatgttttttactctctttttaactctctcatttctcctctctctaaaaataagtaaataaaatcttaaaaaagaaacaaacaaaaaccccaaactcCAAAGTCAATGAATGCAATATACCACAACagaatgaaagggggaaaaataccCGACATGATCACCTCAGTAAGTGACTTAAAGTGCATGTGTTAAAATCTAAGACCCTTGCATAAACAAAGCACTTAAAAACCTGCTCTATCatcatattttaaatcttttacttttctttcccaCAACTACATTGATTTTTTACTTGTTAATGGACTACTAAAAGCAGAAATGTCTGCGTGGCTAAAAgataagaacagaatcatagagacttccggccaagacggaggcgtagatagacacactgtgcctcctcgcacaaccaagatagggacaacaacaatttagaaacagaataacaaccagaactgacagaaaactgaactatatggaagttggacaacaaggagttaaaatagacccattcatccagactggtaggaggggcggagtcgggcagccaggcacaggtcatggtgcagagagcagagagtgttaAGACcaggcgcataaggcatccagggcgcACAAGACGACAATGTGTGGACCCTGGGcgcacaagcggcagctggcagaccctggctgaggggtggcaaccagcagacccagtgaggcagcgattgtgaagtaaggcactgtgtgcaacccaggatcccagcattgggaaacagagccttggggcactgattgaaaacacctgtaggggttgaggcgcagggagagactcccagcctcacaggagatatCGTTgaaaagtcccacagggtgcacaagcctaCCCAcgtgggaattggcaccagaggcacccagtttgctcgggggagaTGGCGGAAGGGACCGaggtctgacagagagtggaacaagcgccattgttccctcttggaccccgccctcacatacagcatcacaacccagtgactggggtgtcccaccgtggtgaacacctaaggctgctcccctcactacataacaggcacaaccagaccccCTCCCCAAAATGGctgaaacagaagaacaaatcaaagccccagagccaatacttttaagcaaccaagagatagccaacctatcagatgcacagatgaaagcactggtgatcaggatgctcacagaattggttgaatttggtcgcaaattagatgaaaaaaaatgaaggctacgataagtaaaatgaagaaaaacacacagggaaccaataatgatggaatgaaagctgggtctcacatcaatggagtggaccaaaaggaagaaaaaaacatacaatcagaaaagaatgaagaaataagaattcaaaaaaatgaggagaggcttaggaacctccaggacatctttaaacattccaacatccgaattataagggtaccagaaggagaagaggaagagcaacaagtggaaaacctatttgaacaaataataaaggagaacttccccattctggcaaaataaatagacttccaggaagtccaggaaactcagagagtcccaaagaagttggacccaaggaggaacacaccaaggcacaccataattacattagccaagattaaaatgaaagagagaatcctagaagcagcaagagataaggagacagtcacctacaaagtagttcccatcagactgtcagctgatttctcaaaagagaccttacaggcaagaaggggctggaaagaagtatcccaagtcatgaaaggcaaggacctacatccaagattgctctacccagcaaagctttcatttagaatggaagggcagataaagtgcttcccaggtaaggttaagttaaaggagttcatcatcaccaagcccttattttatgatatgttaaagggacttatctaaggaaaagaagatcaaaaacatgtacagtaaaatgacagcaaactcacaattattaaccaccacacctaaaacaaaagaagcaaacaactagaacaggatcagaaccacagaaatggagatcacatggagggttaatagcaggagaggggggaaaaggtacagagaataagtagcatagatggtaggtagaaaacagggggatgggaagaatagtatgggaaatgtagaagctaaagagcttatgatacatggacatgaactacaggggggggatgtgggtgggtgtgtgtgcagggtagaggggaataaagggagggtaatgggaaaattgtaatagcataatcaataaaatatattagaaaaaagaacagaaagaaaaaaaaacagaatcatagaaaacTAAAAGGTGTCAACAGGGCTTAAATTGGTAGCTAGTACAGTATTTCTCAATTCTGTCTGGGCACTCTTCAGACCAACTGACAGGAGTCTTCAAGGTCAGGGATACATATTTGTACTTAAAAAAGTCCTACTGGTGAATGAAGCTACTATGGTACTTAGAAATAGGGTAAAAGTTAGCATGTgtaacagaaataataaacactttatgggcttattttcttttttgagagggagagaaaaggaggtgagggtggggtgggggtgaagaaagGGTGgataggggagagagagatgtccATTTGTTGTTCTACGTATTTATGGACCCATccattgattcttgtatgtgccctcactgaggatcaaacccccacaaccttggcacactgggacgatgctctaaccaactgagctacctggccagggccttcatggccttaattttttaaaaaactctttctGCAAGACTGGTAGTTTTCTTAATTTAGGATACTATGTTAATTCACTATATAAAGATTggaaagggcaaaaaaaaatcacttacacTCCATAAATTCAGACATGTGTCTCTCCAAGTAAGTACGAGCTGACTGAGAACGGGCTCCAATGGACATCGCTCTACAGTCAAAATAGTTAGCAGATGGGCAGGTTTGGAAAATATGAGGACCCATATCCTATAAATATGAAAAGAGTACACATAATTCTTGATTTTGGTTAAACTAAAAATTAGACAATTTCTAgtcaatgttaaaaaataattaaaatataaaaataatctatgAACTTACATCATAACCAGCAATAAGCAGCCCCACACCATATGGTCTTCGGCCATATCTTTGCGTTGGAATCTGGGTCTCTTAAACTAGTTAAAGAGCCTGTTCTAACAAGGAATAAAGTACtatgtttattttcaaattaaacattACTAACAAACAGCTTTGATTTCTTAATTGCTGCATAATCAACCACAGGAAGAAGGTGAAAACAGAGCAATTTTTCTTTGGTCTAGtgttaaaaaatgttcaactgTCCACCAAACCCAAGAATTAGTCCTAACAAAATGTTTTCCTGCCATGAAGAGAACCTCACTTGTTTTGGATATGAGCAGCTGAGGATTTTTTAGGATATCTAGAACCaccaataaaatctttaaatttcctCTAAAAGTGATGCTTGGTTAGTTTTCCTGGAAATTGAACTTTTCTATGTCTGCGAAGTATCAATTGTTTATAAGGCCTGATGAAAGAGCAAATAAATTCCTTATTTTAGAACCCATTCTTCCATGGTAAAAGTTCCCATAACTCTCctaaattttaaacattctggTGTTGAAAAGTAACTAAACTTTTTCTACAATCTAACCTATGTATATATTATCATATTCCTAATAAGTAACATAAGGAGTATCAAAATCCTTTAAAGTTCATTTCCAAAATTGTAACATAAAAAGGATACTGCTTCCAATTAGAGCTACAAGACGAGACACAGGAAGAGGTCTGTCAAATACAAATCTGGAATCCAAACACTCCTGGCgcataaaattactaaaaaagaaacaagaaaaattagtaattttaaatcACAGAGCTATTCAAATCTGAATAAAGTAGTttgatttttctgctttcttccaAACATTTACACGGATTACATTCGGGAACCAGAAAGACATGGAAGGATGCGTTTTGTAACAAACACTGGGGGTCTGCGGAGGTCATgtgagattaaaagaaaaaacaccgtaaaatataaatttaaaaaacctttgtCTCAGAGCATTATAGAATAGAaagctgaggaaaaaaaaaaaagagcattctTTCTTCCCTTATCCTTCCAACTATGAACAAGACTGTCTTAAATTCTAGGTCTCAAGCCAGCACAAAGTGTAATTACTAATTTTGTTCTTGAAAGCTGACTAAAATTTCCTCAACAGAGCAATTTCAAGAAACAGAATCCATACTAGGACACTGTTTCATGTTCTTGTCAATGCTACTTCTATCCATAAGCAGAACTCTAGGGGAAATACTGGACTCAGGACTGTCAAACCTGACAAGACTCAAGCAAGTCTAACATTTAGGGAAAATGAAATTCATGCCTCTTAAAGCCGAGAGCGTGAACAACAGATACCCGCCCTTCCTTCTGCATTGCTTTGTCCAATTTATTTATATGTCATATCTAATGATTAAATGTTGACCACAGGAACCAAGCTGTTCAGCACTTTTAAGTCCACTTCCCAAGGCTGTCTAAAACGACATTGCCCCAACGTGACAGGTACTAATCACATGTGACCACTGAGCACTTAAAAAGTGGCTAGTCTAAAGTGAAATGTATCATAAGTTCAAAATACACAAGAAATTTCAAAGCCTTAATATAAAAAACAGTGTAAAACAGTTCAAtagtttttatattgattacatgtggACATGACAGTATTTTTGACAGACTGGATTAAGTAAAAGGCTTGACAATGCAACATAATGCACATTTTCAAGAGCTAACAGAAACCAATAACACTGTCACTATACAGCTTGACCTAAGAGAGTAGGAGTTTGCTGGATAACTTGAAAATCTTAAACATTAGCATTACTATTTTCCCTTAATGGTTATACTCTTTCTTCCCTAAATAAGTCAAACTTACACACATTAGTTTTGGCTTATTACCTGCCATATcccatacacacactcacatatcaCCTGAAGGCACTGTTAAGTGGTCTACATGTTAGGCTATTTAACAATAACCTTGAAAAAGACACTAAAAAAattgagaggttaaataactagCCCAAGCTCAGATACTAAGTGGTAAAGGTGGGAAATAAACTGAATCTGTGTGATTTCAAAGCCCCAGCTCTTCATTTACACAATGTCTCTCAACTAGAAATAATTTTGATCTCCTCTGGGGTCCCACAGAAATCTATTACTCTCCactttctaccttgttttatgGACACACTACTAGATTTCCAGTTCCTAAAAGGCAAGAGCTATGTCTGATTCACCTTTGTATACCCTACAGTATCCAGAATTAAGCtttgcaaaaaataaatgtctgataAATTCTGGTGTATTAAAGAAAGCAAGGGTAGTTTAGCTGTTTCTTAGAAACCAGAAAAAAGTTGTCAAGCTCTTCTTAGACATAACATCATCTCAAACAATATATACTGAGTTAACAAGTATCACATTATTCAGTGATTTCTCCAAAGTGTTAATATGCTTAATTCTATTTGTTACTATTCCAGGGATGAAGAAATGGACTATTAGTAATTGAGCCCAAATCCACTAAGGTATTCACAATCTTAATTTATATACACTCTGCAAGAGAACTTCCTAATATATCTTACCTAAATCTTTTCCAGAAATTAAATCAATTATAAGTCAAAAGGGATCtgccttttgtttttcatgaTCATACTCACCACAACAGTCTAGCATCAGCAGTAAGTCCTGCAATTGAGATACCAATATGGTTGTCGACatggagaatttttttctgatgagcTGCAAGCTCTGACTGTGCTCTCTAAATACAGACATtagaagagataaaaaaacaaGTTTGCAATTATATTATCTATACAGTGACACTTATGTTTGATAGTTGTTTTCTAAAGGAGGAAGACAAACTCATTGCTTTAATTACCTTCAATGCAACCAACACTGCATGGGTTTTTGATTTTAGACCAACTGTGGCTGAACCTTGTTTGACAGCTTCCATTGCATATTCAATTTGATGAATCCGGCCCTAAACAAAAAAATCGTAGTCATCTTACAGGAcccttttataaatttaaaattaagaattccaAAATCTCAGATGAGCACAGTTAAATCTcaaatgatgtttttttaaaccaGGAAATTTAATGATAAATTTAGGTTCCAGGAATGTCTAAAATGATTCTATTCCATTTTCTCCCAGCCTACAATCTCATAATGTTCAAAACATACTGTAGCCACCAAAATCCACTTCACagaaattgtataaaatattttacctgaGGACTCCAAACAGTGACATCATTGTCATACTGGTTGCGaaactaaaagtaaaagaaaaagggcCTGTTAATATAAGAACATCACAAATCCCAACTCTTAACTAGCTCTACCATTAAAAAGGTTTTCTGATGTTTCCATTTAAACATTAACACAATGCTATTAATACAACCTCACTGTAAGATTACTACTGCATGTACTCAGCTGTAAGCCAATTCTACATATACCATAAGCTAGTGGGGGAGGAGGAATCAGATCTAGATGGGACCTAACTTCCAGTCCTACCAACACCCATAGCATCCTTTTGGGTTCAGACAATTGCTTAAGTTCATGTGTTGACTTTCCTATCTTTGCTTATGTTCTTCCCTTATACCATACCCTAATAGAgtcaaaagcatttcttttttaaaaattagctcaaaTGTCTATCTCTTGAgggttctcctttttttttcttccgtAATTCTCCCAATACATACTCCCACCAGTTCTTTACCTACATGTCCCTTACTTCCTTATATTGTGATTAGGGGCATGTCTGATTTATCTTTGAACACTCACTACACTTATAATAGTGACTTTTAAGTACAGGCAAtcatattgaatgaataaatacaaaaaagtcCTTAGGAAGTCAGAAGTGGACTCATACCTACAGCGACAGAACCATTACTGCTTTAACGGCGGCATTAAATGGCAGAACACTACTTGGgaaaatagtcatgggggtgaGAAGGTTGAGTACCGGAAGCCCTGAGATCTATGTTGTAATCCTGATAATATCACTTTTCTCAGCCTtggtttactcatctgtaaaactagGTGACTGGAAAAAGTGATTGAAGAGGGCCTTTTCTGATCGAGTTCtaatggagagaaaaatgaaatagaccCAGCAGGTAAATGCATGCGGTACAGGAACCCAAACCCTGTGTCAAGTTCACACTGGCAGTACAGGGAGGCCTCCAAGTCAAGTCCCTATTatctcctctcactcccctgacGTAGAGCACGAGGGGCCATTCAGTACTGCTCGGAATCTACTCCACTGAAGGAACTTGAGGGGCGAATTCGGCTAAGTCACGGAGAAGGTAGTGTCTGAGGCCCAGCAGAAAGTGAAACAAACCCAGGAGAAAGGCCGCACTGACTCCCGACAGCCCTTCTCCCCGCCAGGCCGGAGATGCTGAATCACTGCCCGAACCCTCCCGACTGCTATAGTTTCCACGCCCCGTGACCCCCGACAGCTCTAAGGACGGCAGGAGATGCGGCTCGTCATTGTCCAGTTAGCGGACCTCTTGCCCCAACCCTGCCCAGGCTTGGAATCCAACGCACCATGGTTCCAACGCAGACCTGGCAGTCACCTCCTGCAAAGCGGCAGATCAGGCAGCGCAGCCGAAACTACCGCTCTGCGATCTACAGGGAGGTCTGCGGGATTTTGACGGCAGAGGCGCAGGGCAGAGCAGTCTATTTCAGAGATATCGATTGGCTTCCAACGCTTCCCCGCCCACAGAACTCGCCACAACTCAAAAGTGGGCGGGGCATCGGGAGAACGTGGAACGGACATTGGCGGGAAACCCTGGCCAGAAATGCCTGTGGCGGCTAAGAGCTGCCTGGCAGTCACCGCCAAGTTAACGCTTACATTCTCGTGATTTACCTGTGAGTTGCTGATACTCTCCAGTCTCACTGGCCCTGCCAGATGCACCTGAAATCGCTCCAGATGACAGCTTCGACTCGGAGTGATCAAATATGCAGCTAAACCTCTCATAAAGCATCCACAAAAATTCGGGGTGTTGTGTGACTGTGAGAAGAACAAGACTACCACAAGAAAGGCCACAAAATAACAGTCCGTTTAATGTGTGTTAACCATACTCTTACTCGCGTATGTTGTTTGTGTACAcgcttttctttccattttggaaTCCAAAAGGAGAACTCACCTGTCAAGGCTCTGTTGTCATTGGTCACTCTTTGTCATTATTATTAGTTTCCTCCCACCAGACTTTGAACTCGCTGAGGGCATTGATGTCTTCTGTGCCCTCAAAACCAAGCATGGTGCCTGGTAGATTAGgccactgagaaaaaaaatggacattttcttccaaaatacGTATTCTCTCTTTGCATCTTTTAGTAAGTCCCCAGGTAAAATAGTTTAGGACAGCTCTGTAAACAGCTGCCAACTTAACATCTACCGACTGCCAATGATGACTTTCTTTATAGCGAAGAAAGGATGAATGTCTAGGCTCAGGTAAGAATTGAAAGGGACCTTAAGGGTTTGAGATTTGCAGATAAAGTAACAGACTCATATCACGTGATTTACTCAAATTCAGGACAATTTAGTATTACCCTTTCACTTATACAATTtgaacattttctatattaaatattttctaggcTCCCTAGTATTCCAccttataaacatattttatttatctaagtCTCTATTGTTTAATATTTAGGTACCCCTTCTCCCAAGCAACTCATTTATGAGCTGtttgatatattttttgtgtacatttgtgttcctttctttagaataaattcataaaaatagccctggctggtgtggctcagtggactgagcgctggcctgtgaacccaagggtggctagttccattcccagtcagggcacatgcctgagttgtgggccaggttcccagtagggggcgctggagaggcaaccacacactgatgtttctctccctctcttcctccctcccttcctctctctaaaaataaataaataaaatctttttttaaaaagttaaaagaaaagaaaacaaagttctttagaaccctctctttctctccccttttcctctctaaaaatacataaataaaatctttataaaaattcataaaaatagaattgagggattaaatgaaatgagtATTTCTAAGGCTTTTGATAAGAAGTGTTAGGTTGCCCTCCAGAAATGTTTACCAGTTTATACTTTGAACAGTAGTATATGAACACCCTCCTCCTGAAATTCAATActagttgtcatttttaaaaatcactgttaatGAATTAAATTTACAGATTTAAATGAATAGAttgttctcttttgtttcttcaacacctagcacaatgcctagcacaaacttagtgcttaataaatattattgaatgaaggctacacttaaaaaattatggCCATCTTTTCATACCCATAAATAATGATCTATATGGTTTTCAACAGTTTCATAGTATTCCATGATGTGGAAATacaataattttcttaattatggATGATAATTAGATTATTTCCAAATTTCTGCTATTACAAAAATACTATAATGAATATTCTTGTCGATATATGGCATAGTACCAAAGACCGATGTCCAAAATTGTGTGTTCCCGGTATTCTTCTAGTAGAAatctttaaatttagaaatatttatagtgaAATTTTAGAATTGCTTGTACTTTGATGTCACCGTGCTAGATAGTCTTGTTACCGTATGCATCTACTTCACCCTTTACGGATTATAGCAGCaagtctccttcctccctggcttCTGGTTAAACTTTGCTGATATAGGGTTCTAGCAGGAGATCCAGGGCAATAGGAGACAGAGTATTtattactctttctccctccatgttGGTGCCGGGTTGGCAATGGGACTGCATGATCTCTTGCTGTTTCCCTGCCCACATTCTGATGATACTCCTTTCAGTTACTCTTTTGAGTGTGCCATCTGTTTCTTGCTGGAACTTTGATGGctacagtaatattttaaatttcatagggTGCAGGAGATATACactacttatttttaatgttaagagAAACCTGTTATCTTTTCTTGAAGTTTAGTATATATTATACTCCTAGAAACAATATCAGTAGGTCTAAAACAACTGGAAAGTAGAACCTAAGATTATGATGTAGGCCCTTCCCTGTTTTCTACCTGCTCACATTTacaagtaaaagggaaaaaagtcagtTTGCAGttggttttatcatttttacaattataaaaagaatacacatttatttaattttttttcaagtacacagTATGAAGAATAATCCCCTGTCATCCACTAGAGAAAATCACAGTTaaaatttttagttgttttccCCTACAACCATATATCTCTAAAGAATTGAGAGAAATTATCCtaagaatatattttccaatatttataatatgtaataCGCTGTGTGTGCATTTCATATTATGCATGAGACTCTTATTCCATAGAAAGAAATACTGCATTTCTTTAGATCAATTTGAATCTAACACCTGCCATGCTGGTGGAAATTCAATCTTGGTTATTATTGAGAATTTCCTCTCCATCTACAGTTGTACAAAGTTTCTAGGGCAATAATTATTGTAGAAATACCTGGAATGACCTCAAATTATTTGGTTGTCTCTACACATTGATTTACTGCTAAATTTCCTCTATGCCATCTTCAGGTCTGATGACTCCAATATTCCTTTACCATCCTTGGAACTCAAGAATCTGGAATCAAGTGAGGGAATCTTGCAGGCCCTACACCCAGGTACAGCCTTCCTCTTTGAGGCTGTGCCACCATCCTTGGCTCTGTCACAGAGCATAACAGGAGTCTTGGCTGTTCACTCAACAAATAGGCTACAGACTTCTAAATCTTGTGGGATCTCTCTTGTACCTCACCCTCAAAggtgttcctttatttttccccccTCTCATTTCAAAAGACAGGAAGAGCCTGTGTTGCTTCTAAGAGGATTTTGATTTTTGCCTTATGAAAATCTGAGGTCTGGGTACCTGCTTGAATAGGGGTAAGGGGCAGGGTGTAGACAAACACATAGAATTAATATCtcaacaaaataaacttccaCAAAAATTTGTGTCAACTtatatatgcttatttttaacatcctttttaatttaaacattataCCACAAACATTTCTTCATGTCACATGCTTTTAAATGTTGGCATAACAGTAAGGTATTCCATCACATGAGTGTACCATCATTTATTTCACTAACATTTGATAGCCTTTAGATAGCTCACTTTAAAGCTAGCCTTGTTTATATCCACACCCaccttattattttttactagTTATTCAAAAGCTAATGTTGTCTAATGGTAATAGCTAAAGCTTGGAATAGAGCAGATTGGAATTAATAGACATAATTTGGAAGAGTAACAATTTAGAGTTGTATCTAAACTGTGTAACATAATTTTCTCCCTCAGTGTGTATGACCAAAAGAGAGGCCTGTACGAAAGCCATTGGCATACTTAAgttgtttagaaatatttttctagaaattaagCAATTATTACAGAATGTCATCTAGATAGTTGAGTAACAATGACTATTACATGTCCATGGGAAAATTTTACCTTGGCTCTTactagaatttgtttttatttagtttttaaccaCCTGCCCCGCACCCCACCATCCCCCGCAATCCAGCCCTGGAtgggtagctgagttggttagaatgttgtcccaaTGCACAAAAGTGTGGGTTTGATATctgatcaggacacatacaagaatcatccaatgaatgggtaaataagtggaacaacaaattgatgtttctttctcaatcttaaa is a genomic window of Phyllostomus discolor isolate MPI-MPIP mPhyDis1 chromosome 6, mPhyDis1.pri.v3, whole genome shotgun sequence containing:
- the PSMA1 gene encoding proteasome subunit alpha type-1 produces the protein MFRNQYDNDVTVWSPQGRIHQIEYAMEAVKQGSATVGLKSKTHAVLVALKRAQSELAAHQKKILHVDNHIGISIAGLTADARLLCNFMRQECLDSRFVFDRPLPVSRLVALIGSKTQIPTQRYGRRPYGVGLLIAGYDDMGPHIFQTCPSANYFDCRAMSIGARSQSARTYLERHMSEFMECNLNELVKHGLRALRETLPAEQDLTTKNVSIGIVGKDLEFTIYDDDDVSPFLEGLEERPQRKAQPAQPADEPAEKADEPMEH